Part of the Arcobacter sp. F155 genome, TTAAAACACCAATTTTTTTGTCTAAATACTCTCTTGGGAAAAGGAAGTTTTTTAAATATCCAAATACATGCATAGTTCTTCCATCATCTAAAACAACTCTATCCCCACCATTTGGGCAGAAAGTTTCCATAAGGTTTTTAGAATCATCTAACATATCTCTTTGTTGGTCAAAGTAGCCAATATTAAAATCACCTTTTTTAAGTTTTCCACTATCAATTTCAAGTTTTTCCATAAAGATTTTAAGTAGAGTTGATTTTCCACTTCCATTTGGTCCAACAATTGCAATAGTATCTTTTTGTAAGATTCTTGTAGTAAAGTCTTTGATTAACTCTTTATCACCTAAAGTTTTATAGATATTATCTAACTCATAAAGCATTTTCTTTTTATTTCTTTGTTTCTCTTCGTTGTTAAATGCTTTTTGTTCCCTTTGTAGTTCTAGGCTCATCTTTTTAATAGCTGCAGGATTTGATTTTGCTTTTTTCTTTAAATCAAAGTATTCTGCTTTTCTTCTTTCATTTCTTTTTCTTCTAGCAGTAACCCCTCTTTGCATCCAGTGAGCTTCTCTTTTTACAAGTCGAAGAAGGTTTTCATGGTCTTTTTGCATATTCTCAAGCATTTGTTGCTTTTGTTCTAAATATGAAGAGTATCCACCATCAAATCTTTTTAGATTTCCACCTTCAACTTCTACAACTGAAGTTGCAATATTATCAATAAAATATCTATCGTGTGAAATGAAAAGTAGAGTAAAATTGTTTTTTAAAAGAAGACTCTCTAAGAACTCAACCATATAGACATCAAGGTGGTTTGTAGGCTCATCAAGGAGTAGAATATCAGGTTTTTTAAGAAGTAAACCAGCTAAACTTACTCTTCTTTGCTCTCCTCCACTTAAAAGATTTACATCTTTGTGTTCATACTGTTTTAATTGAAACTCTTTTAACACTCTTTCAATAGTATTATCTAAATCCCAAGCATTGTGGAAGTCAATAAAAGTAGCAAGTTGACTTTGTCTTTTTATTAACTCTTGATTTTCATAATCTGTTGCTAGTTTTAAAGTTAATTCTTCATACTCTTTTTTTGCATCTTTTATCTCTGCAAGTTGTGCTTCAATGGCATCTCTTACTTTAAGACCTGCTTTAAACTTTGGTTGCTGGTCAAGCATCTCTATTTTTAAAGACTTGTCAATAGATATCTCGCCATGGTCAGGTTCAACTTGATTCGTAATGATTTTAAAAAGTGTTGATTTTCCTTGTCCATTTTGACCAATTACAGCTATTCTTTGACCTTCTAGTAAAGTGAAGTTAGCATCTTTAAGTATTGTTTTTACATCATATTGCTTTGAAATGTTTTGTAAGTCTATTAACGCCATAAGCTTATATTTCTCCTAAGACTTTTTAAGTTTTAAGTCTGTTTAATAATCTATTTAAAGGTAGATATAATATCTAAAAAGTAGTTAAAATTGTATATTATGAAGCTTTGCAATAATATACTATGAGAAGAAAATAAAATTTAGTAAAATACAAAAAACAATTAATAAGTATAAAGATGGATAAATTTATATATAAAAATAGTGAATTAGGTATAACAGCATTATCAGCAAAGATGAACAAATTTTCTTATAAAAAACATGCCCATGAAGAGTATGCTCTAGGAGTGACACTTAGGGGTGTTCAAGAGTATAAGTTAGAAGGTTGGTCAAAGGCTTCTTATGCAAATGGTGTAATGCTTTTTAATCCAGAGCAAGTGCATGATGGAAAAGCAGGGCACTATAAAGAAGGTATTGATTATGTCATGCTTTATATCAAACCAGAACTATTTTTAGAAGGTGTTAATCAAAAAGATATAGTGACTTTTTCTGAGCCAATTGTTTACAAAGATAAATTGAAAGTAGATATTTTAAATTTATCAAAAGCAGTTTTAAACAACTATGATGATGCTTTGTGTAATGAGTTATATTTAGAATTAGTAGATAACTTTTCATCAAAAGAGCTTTTTTTAAATAATTATAAAAATGAAAATCAACTTATTAAAAAAGCAAAAGAGATGATATATTATGAATTAGACAATGTTTTATATTTGGAGGATATTGCAAAGAAACTAAGCCTTTCAAAGTTTGAATTTATAAGACTTTTTAAAGCAAATACAGGAATAACACCATATCAGTTTTTTCTAAATGCAAAAGTAGTTCACTCAAAAAAATATTTGGAAATCACAAAAGATATTTACGCTGCAGTAGTTGAGTTTGGTTTTACTGACCTTTCTCATTATAATCGTAATTTTAAAAAAGTATATGGACTCACTCCCTTACAGTATATCTCTCAGCTTTAAGAATAATCGTTAAATTAATTATAAAATAACCTATGAAATTTTTATTTTTTGAAAAAATTAGATAAAATAATGTATTTATTTAAAAAGGGCACAAAGTGAAAATTATAATAGGACTGATGTTACTATTTATTTCAGCTTTTGCAAACATTGGTAAAATCTCAGCAGTTGTTGGAGATGCCAATGTTAAAAGAGGAAATGATAGTATAACGGCAAAAGTGGGTGTAGTCTTGGAAGAAAAAGACACTATATACACGCAGAAAAATGCAAAAGTACAAATTGTTTTTAATGATAAAACAGTTGTTACTATTGGAAAGAACTCTGCATTAGATATAAATGAATATGTCTATGATACAAATAATCCAAAAAACTCAAAAACAGACTTGAATTTTTTTAAGGGTGCATTTAAAACAATCTCTGGAAATATAGGGAAAATAAATAGAGAGAAATTTAAACTAAGAACAAAAAATGCAACAATTGGTATTCGAGGAACTATTATTTTAGGTAATGAAGAGATTATAAGTTGTCTAAGAAATGAGATTATAATAATTAGCAATAGAACAGGTGAAAGTGTATTTGTTCCTCAAGGTCATTTTGTAGAACTATTTAAAAAGGGTGCGCCAGTTAGTAGGTTAGAAGTAAAACCATTTAATGAAGACGCTCTTGATAAATTAGATGAAGGCTTTAAACTAGAAAGAGAGCAACTTTTAAAAGCTAATCCAACTAATAAAATAAAAAGAGAAATAATACCATCTTCATTTGATAATACAATACCTATTCAAGATATAGTAGAACAACAAAGTTTTGAAGACAATAGAGATGTATTGGATGTAGATATTGATGAGAAGGTTGAAGAAATCCAAAACCAAACTCCTGTAGAAAATCAAGATCCTGTAGAGAATCAGAGCCCTTAATGATGAGATTACAAATGAAAAAAATATTAATTATAAGTTCACTTCTTTTTACTTTTGCAAATGCAAATACAAACCAAAGTTATGATAGTGCATTAAAAAGTTTTAAAGAAGGAAATTATCAAAAAGCTTATGAGATATTAGATTCTTTAGCTTATGAAAAATCAAAGAATACTCTTGTTAACTTTTATTTGGGAAGAAGTGCTTATGAACTTGGTAATTACGAGTATGCATCAAGTGTTTATGAAAGAATTTTATTTAATGAACGAAATAATGCTGAGGTTAAAATTGAGTTAGCACAAACATATTTAAAGATGAAGTTATATGAACAGGCTTTAAATGAGTTCAAGTCTGTATCTAATGAAGATATACCTCTTAATCTTAAAGAAGTAGTAAACAAAAAGATAAAATCCCTTGAATCAACTAATAAAAACTCTACTTTAAATACTTCTCTTCTATTTGGAATTATGTATGACTCAAATGTAAATTCAAGTTCGGATTCAAAAACTTTTGATATCTATAGTCCTGTTTTAGATACAAATATCACAGTTGATAATAATTCAAAAGAGCAGTCTGCTACTATTTTTCAAGTTGCAGTACCTATATTACATAGATATAGAATATCAGATGATTTTATATTAAATACAACTATAGTTCCTTTATTTATGAAGTATAATAATTTTAAAGAGAAAGATTTACATGTATTATCTTTAAATGTTAGCCCAACAGTTTATAAAAGTGATTATAGTTATTCATTGGGTGTTTTATATGATTTAGTTTATTCTGGACATGAAAAATACCAAAGTAATTATTACTTAAATCCTAGCTACAAAAAGATTTTATCTGAAGACTTACTTTATACTACCTCTTTAAAACTAGGTAAGGTTAACTATACAGGGGAAAAAGAAAGAAGTTCCAATCATTACTCTTTTTTAAACTCATTAAGATATTCAAGTGAACAATTTGGTATTTTTAACTTTAGTCTTCTTTTAGGAAAAGAGTTAAGATTATATACTGAAAGAACAGATGTATCTAGAGAATTTTATTCTTTATCTCTTCAAAATAGTTATAATATTTTTGATGACTCAATTCTTAGAACATCAATCTCTTATAAAAAAACTGATTACTTAGATGATGATATAAATTATCAATCAAAAAGAGAAAATAAAAGCTACAACTATTCTGTATCGCTTCATAAACCTATTTCTGAAAGTTTATTTTTAAAAGTGGGTGGAAAAATAATAGACCTTAACTCAAATCATGATTCATACGAATATGATAAATATATCTTAAATACAAACTTGTCTTATAGCTTTTAAGCTTTGGTATTGTGTTTATAAACTCCATCAAAATCTTTTGGTGGAGCTAACATAAACTCTTTACATCTTTTTATATATATTTTATATATCTTTTTGTTTGTTTTATTTTCATTGTTTTCTAACTTTTCAAATATCTCTAGTGCTTCTTTAAAGTTTGAGTTTTTATATAGTTCTATTGCTTTGTGGTGTAAGTCTAACTCTTCTTGTAATACTTTATCTGCATTTCCAAAATCAATAACTTGCCAAATCTCTACAGGTCTGTTTTTGCCTTTTACTTTTACATAATCTAAGAATCTAAAGATATACTCTTTTTCTAGTTTTTCTTTTGTAAAGTTTGAGATATTTAGTTTTGAATCATAATATTTACAAAGAGATTCTAATCTTGCACCTAGATTAATTGTATCTCCAATAACAGTATAGTCACTTCTTAAAGAACTTCCCATTTCTCCAACAATAGCAAGACCAGTATTTAATCCAATACCAATATCTACTAAAGGTTTATTCTCTTCTTGAAGTTTTTTATTTAGAGGTTCAAGCTCTTTTATTTGATATAAAGATGCACTTACAGCTTTATCAGCATGGTTTTTCACCTCTGCTGGAGCATTCCAGTAAGCCATAATTGCATCACCAATATATTTATCAATAGTTCCTTCATATTTTGTAATTATATTACTCATAGGTTCCATATACTGATTTAGGTATGAAATAAGTTTTTTAGCATCATTCATCTGTTCTGAGATATTTGTAAAACCTCTTACATCACTAAAAAAGACTGTTACTTCTTTTTCCATAGCTTGAAACTCATTACTATCAATATTTTTAAGAAGGTTGTCCATTACCTCTTTTGATACTTTTGATGCAAATTTCTTTTTTATAGCTTCCTCTTGCTTTATCTCATAAAAGTAGTCAAATAAGGTTGTAATAACAGCTGCAAAAATAATTGTAGCCAATGGAAAAAATATATTTAGAACAATCCCTTGGGTGAATAGAACATAATAACTAAATACTCCAAAACTACATAGTAAAAAAATAGTACCTATAGGTTTAAACCAAAAAGCAGTATAAGTAATCATAAGTACAGTGATAATAGAAAGGAAAAATATTAAAGTGATATTTGCCCCATCTATCCAAGAAGCTTTATAAATAAAATCACCTTTTATAATATTGTCAATAACGTTTGCATGAACTTCAACTCCTGGGTAAATAGATTCAAAAGGAGTCGCTCTTAAATCAAGCAATCCTGCTGCAGAAGTTCCTATAAGTGCAATTTTACCTTTTAACTCTTTTTTATCAATTTTATTTTCATAAATATCAATTGCAGAGTAGTATTTGAAATTACCTTCTTTACCTCTAAAGTTAACTAAAATTCTTCCATGCCTGTCAGTTGGAATTTGTAAATCTCCTAAAGAGATATTTTCAATTCCTTGCTCATCATAATTAACAACTACTTTATTTGTTTGAGTTATTACTCTTAAAATCTCTAAGGATAATGAAGGATAGATAACATCATCATAAGAGATAACAAGGGGTACACTTCTTACAATTCCTGAGTTATCAGGGATATTATTAAAAAAACCACTACTATAAGAGTTGTTTTGTAAAATTGGGATATTTAAGATTGTTCCATGGGCTTTAATTAAAGACTCAACTCCTAGTTGTTTATTTCTTTCAACAATTATGGCTGGTATTTCAGGTGAACCTTGAGCTAAGTGTTCTTTGTCTTCTAATTCAAAAATATACCCAAGTACTGTTGGGGTTGTAGCAACTGTTTTTGCAAACTCTAAATCATAGTTTGGAATGTTTTCTTTTTTGATATTGTATTCTTCAAATATTTTGTGGGGAGAACTATTATCTTCTTCTGCAAAAACAATATCAAAAGCTATTAGTCCTATTTCATTTTGTGTTAGGTTTTCTAATATTTTAGTAATTTTATTTCTTTGCCAAGGCCATTGACCTAGTTTACTCAACGATTTTTCATCTATGTCTATGATAATTACATTATCTGTATTTGGAATTTCACCTCTTATGTTAAAAAGAGTATCTCGTAATCTATTATCAATAGAATCAGGTAGTTTAGGCAAGAAAATATAAATTGAAGAAGAAAAAACTGCAATAATAATTGATACAAAAAAGTATAGTAAAAATTTCTTTATTGCTTTTTTTCTATATTTATTCATTAAAATAAAAGTTTACATTCATCAACTTGATAATCAAAAAGTTCTTCTTTCGCATACTTTAGTAAAACACTATTTTCATGGAAGAATTTTAAAAGCTCTCCATCTATTTCTCCATCTTTTGCCATAAAAG contains:
- the abc-f gene encoding ribosomal protection-like ABC-F family protein, whose translation is MALIDLQNISKQYDVKTILKDANFTLLEGQRIAVIGQNGQGKSTLFKIITNQVEPDHGEISIDKSLKIEMLDQQPKFKAGLKVRDAIEAQLAEIKDAKKEYEELTLKLATDYENQELIKRQSQLATFIDFHNAWDLDNTIERVLKEFQLKQYEHKDVNLLSGGEQRRVSLAGLLLKKPDILLLDEPTNHLDVYMVEFLESLLLKNNFTLLFISHDRYFIDNIATSVVEVEGGNLKRFDGGYSSYLEQKQQMLENMQKDHENLLRLVKREAHWMQRGVTARRKRNERRKAEYFDLKKKAKSNPAAIKKMSLELQREQKAFNNEEKQRNKKKMLYELDNIYKTLGDKELIKDFTTRILQKDTIAIVGPNGSGKSTLLKIFMEKLEIDSGKLKKGDFNIGYFDQQRDMLDDSKNLMETFCPNGGDRVVLDDGRTMHVFGYLKNFLFPREYLDKKIGVLSGGEKNRVALALLFTKNVDCLILDEPTNDLDIPTINILEEYLQNFQGALIFVSHDRYFVDKIAKKLFVFKGDGLVEESYQPYTEYLEIEKELRELESLEKENSKQESNTNTKLTNKEKKQTKLSYKDQRDYDSLPKEIEELEEQIEKINECLANPSCYEQKGIVAVSKELEEAEEIYEQKVERFLELEELVESFNK
- a CDS encoding AraC family transcriptional regulator, which produces MDKFIYKNSELGITALSAKMNKFSYKKHAHEEYALGVTLRGVQEYKLEGWSKASYANGVMLFNPEQVHDGKAGHYKEGIDYVMLYIKPELFLEGVNQKDIVTFSEPIVYKDKLKVDILNLSKAVLNNYDDALCNELYLELVDNFSSKELFLNNYKNENQLIKKAKEMIYYELDNVLYLEDIAKKLSLSKFEFIRLFKANTGITPYQFFLNAKVVHSKKYLEITKDIYAAVVEFGFTDLSHYNRNFKKVYGLTPLQYISQL
- a CDS encoding FecR domain-containing protein codes for the protein MKIIIGLMLLFISAFANIGKISAVVGDANVKRGNDSITAKVGVVLEEKDTIYTQKNAKVQIVFNDKTVVTIGKNSALDINEYVYDTNNPKNSKTDLNFFKGAFKTISGNIGKINREKFKLRTKNATIGIRGTIILGNEEIISCLRNEIIIISNRTGESVFVPQGHFVELFKKGAPVSRLEVKPFNEDALDKLDEGFKLEREQLLKANPTNKIKREIIPSSFDNTIPIQDIVEQQSFEDNRDVLDVDIDEKVEEIQNQTPVENQDPVENQSP
- a CDS encoding porin family protein, producing MKKILIISSLLFTFANANTNQSYDSALKSFKEGNYQKAYEILDSLAYEKSKNTLVNFYLGRSAYELGNYEYASSVYERILFNERNNAEVKIELAQTYLKMKLYEQALNEFKSVSNEDIPLNLKEVVNKKIKSLESTNKNSTLNTSLLFGIMYDSNVNSSSDSKTFDIYSPVLDTNITVDNNSKEQSATIFQVAVPILHRYRISDDFILNTTIVPLFMKYNNFKEKDLHVLSLNVSPTVYKSDYSYSLGVLYDLVYSGHEKYQSNYYLNPSYKKILSEDLLYTTSLKLGKVNYTGEKERSSNHYSFLNSLRYSSEQFGIFNFSLLLGKELRLYTERTDVSREFYSLSLQNSYNIFDDSILRTSISYKKTDYLDDDINYQSKRENKSYNYSVSLHKPISESLFLKVGGKIIDLNSNHDSYEYDKYILNTNLSYSF
- a CDS encoding CHASE2 domain-containing protein gives rise to the protein MNKYRKKAIKKFLLYFFVSIIIAVFSSSIYIFLPKLPDSIDNRLRDTLFNIRGEIPNTDNVIIIDIDEKSLSKLGQWPWQRNKITKILENLTQNEIGLIAFDIVFAEEDNSSPHKIFEEYNIKKENIPNYDLEFAKTVATTPTVLGYIFELEDKEHLAQGSPEIPAIIVERNKQLGVESLIKAHGTILNIPILQNNSYSSGFFNNIPDNSGIVRSVPLVISYDDVIYPSLSLEILRVITQTNKVVVNYDEQGIENISLGDLQIPTDRHGRILVNFRGKEGNFKYYSAIDIYENKIDKKELKGKIALIGTSAAGLLDLRATPFESIYPGVEVHANVIDNIIKGDFIYKASWIDGANITLIFFLSIITVLMITYTAFWFKPIGTIFLLCSFGVFSYYVLFTQGIVLNIFFPLATIIFAAVITTLFDYFYEIKQEEAIKKKFASKVSKEVMDNLLKNIDSNEFQAMEKEVTVFFSDVRGFTNISEQMNDAKKLISYLNQYMEPMSNIITKYEGTIDKYIGDAIMAYWNAPAEVKNHADKAVSASLYQIKELEPLNKKLQEENKPLVDIGIGLNTGLAIVGEMGSSLRSDYTVIGDTINLGARLESLCKYYDSKLNISNFTKEKLEKEYIFRFLDYVKVKGKNRPVEIWQVIDFGNADKVLQEELDLHHKAIELYKNSNFKEALEIFEKLENNENKTNKKIYKIYIKRCKEFMLAPPKDFDGVYKHNTKA